In the genome of Acidobacteriota bacterium, one region contains:
- a CDS encoding urate hydroxylase PuuD translates to MLPASILQLSILMPDLRLGFFFSDTIFHPPTEASAYIQIILRWLHFLAGIIWIGHLYYFNLVNVNLMKALDGPTKGKVIPQLMPRALWWFRWGALITVLVGLAYYAMYMLATDAKNPANVAAGGRNVWVILVVWLLMPLIAFAIEMALVKKVDNGWVLAVIVAILVSLMTIGIICWLASSLPMVVSTSTFAIGIGGALGLVMLFNVWGIIWPNQKRIISWTADNAENGTAIPAESAKLGRVAFLASRTNTWLSVPMLFLMAASSHFSGFLGVNKL, encoded by the coding sequence ATGCTACCGGCTTCGATTCTTCAACTGTCAATTTTAATGCCCGATCTGCGGCTAGGATTCTTTTTCTCGGACACGATTTTTCACCCACCGACGGAGGCTTCGGCATACATCCAGATAATTCTTAGGTGGCTCCACTTCCTGGCTGGGATAATTTGGATAGGGCACCTCTATTATTTCAACCTTGTTAACGTGAACTTGATGAAAGCCCTCGACGGCCCAACCAAAGGGAAGGTGATTCCTCAGTTGATGCCCAGGGCGCTTTGGTGGTTTCGATGGGGGGCGCTGATCACCGTGTTAGTCGGGTTGGCGTACTACGCTATGTACATGCTGGCAACCGATGCGAAGAACCCTGCGAACGTTGCTGCCGGCGGCAGGAACGTTTGGGTCATCTTAGTGGTGTGGCTGCTCATGCCGCTGATAGCATTCGCAATTGAGATGGCTCTAGTTAAAAAAGTAGATAACGGCTGGGTGCTGGCAGTGATTGTCGCAATACTCGTGAGTCTAATGACGATCGGAATTATCTGCTGGCTGGCATCATCGCTTCCGATGGTTGTGAGCACGTCTACGTTCGCTATAGGGATCGGCGGAGCACTCGGGCTAGTCATGCTGTTCAACGTCTGGGGGATCATCTGGCCCAATCAAAAGCGCATCATCTCCTGGACTGCAGACAATGCGGAAAACGGCACCGCCATTCCGGCAGAGTCGGCAAAGCTGGGCCGCGTAGCATTTTTAGCGTCACGAACGAACACTTGGCTTTCCGTACCGATGCTGTTCTTAATGGCGGCATCGTCGCATTTCAGCGGCTTCCTTGGTGTCAACAAGCTGTGA
- a CDS encoding TetR/AcrR family transcriptional regulator, which produces MGESIVLGVPANPKQERSKQTKEKIVQAAIQLFQERGYEKTTSNDIASEAGVSIGSFYVYFTDKRQLLLTIFDRLADELYKNVFASLKPEHLFDSDLKRRIRQAIAHTIADKQKHSGLHRVVSELLLKDEDFAARHRAVMDRSIARLQELISLAHKAGLTWDIDVDAAAFIVHRVVFDVSQDYAIGSCEFDKERAVDALAEMIYRFVFKARD; this is translated from the coding sequence ATGGGTGAATCAATAGTGCTGGGCGTCCCGGCAAATCCGAAGCAGGAGCGCAGCAAACAGACCAAAGAGAAGATTGTTCAGGCGGCGATTCAGTTGTTCCAAGAGCGCGGATACGAGAAGACCACATCTAATGACATTGCATCCGAAGCCGGCGTAAGCATTGGTTCCTTTTACGTGTACTTCACAGATAAACGACAACTGCTGCTCACGATTTTCGACCGGCTGGCTGATGAACTGTATAAGAACGTCTTTGCGAGCCTCAAACCCGAACACCTTTTCGATTCCGATCTAAAGCGAAGGATAAGACAAGCGATAGCACACACCATCGCCGACAAACAAAAGCACTCCGGGCTTCATCGGGTAGTAAGCGAGCTTCTGCTTAAGGACGAAGACTTTGCGGCGCGGCATAGGGCGGTGATGGATCGCTCCATCGCAAGGCTGCAGGAATTGATATCGCTTGCGCACAAGGCCGGCCTTACCTGGGATATCGACGTGGATGCCGCAGCTTTCATTGTGCACAGAGTTGTTTTTGACGTGTCCCAGGACTACGCGATCGGTAGTTGCGAGTTCGATAAGGAGCGTGCGGTAGATGCTCTGGCCGAAATGATCTACAGGTTTGTGTTTAAAGCAAGGGATTGA
- the rpiA gene encoding ribose-5-phosphate isomerase RpiA produces the protein MKNLDEPKQRAAERALELVGSGQVIGLGTGSTAKFAIEGLGRLVRAGLSIKGVPTSIATERMARELAIPLIDLNDAGMVDVTLDGADEVDPDFNMIKGGGGALTREKLVALASVKRVILVDESKLVSKLGQSRLLPVEVLPFAWTFSARLLNDFGCVASLREQGGKPFVTDNGNYILDCAFGAIEDPAALEKRIKLLPGVIECGLFIGIADALIIGFQDRVEVRERRA, from the coding sequence ATGAAAAATCTAGACGAACCAAAACAACGAGCAGCGGAGCGCGCACTGGAGTTAGTCGGTAGCGGCCAGGTCATCGGTCTGGGAACTGGCTCTACGGCAAAGTTCGCGATTGAAGGATTAGGCCGCCTTGTTCGAGCAGGACTGTCGATCAAGGGTGTACCCACGTCGATTGCTACTGAGCGAATGGCGCGCGAGCTTGCGATACCGCTTATAGATCTGAATGACGCCGGCATGGTAGATGTCACTCTGGATGGCGCCGACGAGGTCGATCCGGATTTCAATATGATCAAGGGTGGGGGCGGCGCCCTTACGCGTGAAAAGCTTGTCGCGCTCGCCTCTGTAAAGAGAGTCATATTAGTCGATGAGAGTAAGCTTGTTTCAAAGCTTGGTCAGTCGCGCCTGCTGCCCGTCGAAGTGCTGCCATTTGCGTGGACATTTTCGGCGCGTCTGTTGAATGACTTCGGCTGCGTAGCAAGCCTGCGTGAGCAAGGTGGAAAGCCTTTTGTAACCGATAACGGCAACTACATCCTTGACTGCGCCTTTGGTGCTATCGAAGATCCGGCGGCTTTGGAGAAGAGAATCAAACTCCTTCCGGGCGTAATCGAGTGCGGGTTGTTCATCGGAATTGCTGATGCGCTGATTATAGGGTTCCAAGACAGGGTCGAGGTCCGAGAGCGCCGCGCTTGA
- a CDS encoding DUF5777 family beta-barrel protein: protein MKTMRSASGITAPLLVIFFTAVCAAGPLTDRPQPREIKITARGFDFSPKTIHVNKGEHIKLVVTSEDVDHAFAIKEFDIDQEIKARQTKVIELTPNKVGRYHLSCTAFREDGRPEMAGELVVTGSSEEAPSKMKVTFDSNARGVVIVESAGERLRIDTSNKTVERISEPVAAQAQKPKEPTQPAQTKERESSKAYEPYDYHIVNIPTPKAVRRHSLNMHFTHRFQEMITPFDLEDADEHIARISKDLLGLDSSAVSSFGFTYGITDRLYANVYRSPICEPGLCKTIELGLGYHLLDEAGRSPIALSAYTSIEGDYNFTERYTYNFQAMIGRSLTKYLNLFFSPAAHINANGSDRFKEFLSSQPLAAKLRLGQHTGSFGFGMNARIRPTTSLLFEYTPRVGFKLGRITPNFDPNIGQVTGFKNESEAAIAFGIEKRIGRHVFSLTFSNTQTTTTARYNSSNQALPPSKFSIGFNLFRRLL from the coding sequence ATGAAAACGATGAGAAGCGCCTCTGGAATCACCGCACCACTCCTGGTCATATTCTTCACAGCAGTGTGCGCGGCTGGACCTCTAACCGATCGGCCGCAGCCCCGCGAAATCAAAATCACCGCGCGCGGATTCGACTTCAGCCCGAAGACCATCCACGTGAACAAGGGCGAACACATCAAACTCGTCGTCACCTCCGAGGATGTCGATCACGCGTTCGCGATCAAAGAATTTGACATCGATCAGGAAATCAAGGCACGGCAGACGAAGGTGATCGAGTTGACTCCAAACAAGGTGGGCCGATATCACCTCTCCTGTACGGCTTTTCGCGAAGACGGCCGTCCCGAGATGGCCGGTGAGTTGGTCGTGACAGGATCATCCGAGGAGGCGCCTTCAAAGATGAAGGTGACATTCGACTCGAACGCTCGAGGGGTGGTGATAGTCGAATCCGCAGGCGAGCGCTTGAGGATTGATACCTCAAACAAAACCGTCGAGCGGATCTCCGAGCCTGTTGCGGCGCAGGCGCAGAAGCCGAAAGAACCAACCCAGCCGGCCCAAACCAAGGAGCGCGAGAGCAGCAAGGCATACGAGCCGTACGATTACCACATCGTAAACATCCCGACGCCGAAAGCGGTGCGGCGACACAGCCTTAACATGCATTTCACCCACCGGTTTCAAGAGATGATCACGCCGTTTGACTTGGAGGATGCCGATGAGCACATAGCGCGAATCTCCAAGGATCTGCTGGGGCTGGATAGCTCTGCGGTCTCGTCATTCGGGTTCACGTACGGGATAACTGACCGGCTGTACGCCAATGTCTACCGCTCACCGATCTGTGAGCCCGGACTTTGCAAGACAATCGAACTCGGTCTCGGATATCACCTTCTCGACGAAGCCGGCCGTTCTCCCATTGCGTTGTCGGCCTACACGAGCATTGAGGGCGATTACAATTTTACCGAGCGATACACTTATAACTTTCAGGCGATGATCGGCCGGAGCCTCACGAAGTATCTCAATTTGTTTTTCTCGCCGGCCGCCCACATCAATGCTAACGGCAGCGATCGATTCAAGGAATTCTTATCGTCCCAGCCGCTGGCCGCGAAGCTCAGACTCGGCCAGCATACCGGGTCGTTCGGGTTTGGAATGAACGCGCGAATCCGGCCCACGACCTCTCTGCTCTTCGAGTACACGCCGCGGGTCGGCTTTAAGTTGGGGCGGATAACTCCGAACTTCGATCCGAACATCGGACAGGTCACCGGATTCAAGAACGAGTCCGAAGCCGCAATCGCATTCGGAATCGAAAAGCGAATCGGACGTCACGTCTTCTCTCTCACGTTCTCAAACACTCAAACGACTACAACGGCGCGGTACAACTCGAGCAATCAGGCTCTGCCGCCAAGCAAGTTCAGCATCGGGTTCAATCTATTCAGGCGGCTCCTTTGA
- a CDS encoding zinc-binding dehydrogenase, with the protein MRAVAITGHGGLEVLQVTDLPDPVIDDNEVLIRVKACALNYLDVWVRRGLPGVEISMPHVLGSDIAGVVAQVGRLVKNAKPEQAVVLSPGVSCMHCEYCLSGRDNLCASYDILGYRANGGYAEYVKAPSFNVIPKPESLSFEEAASIPLVFLTAWHMLVNRVELKPGETLLVHAAGSGVGSAAIQIGKLLGARVFATASTPAKLAKARSLGADEAINYQQEDFLDAVKRLTGKRGVDVVFEHTGEETWEKSVRSLARSGRLVTCGATSGFKGNLDIRYLFSRQISLHGSYMGAKTELLEVMKFFEDGRLKPVVDRVLPLEKAAEAHKAIEDRAQFGKVVLVP; encoded by the coding sequence ATGAGGGCGGTGGCCATAACCGGACACGGGGGCTTGGAGGTCCTCCAAGTTACTGATCTTCCCGACCCGGTAATCGATGACAATGAAGTGTTGATCCGCGTAAAGGCATGTGCGCTTAACTATCTGGACGTTTGGGTGAGACGGGGGCTGCCGGGCGTCGAGATCTCGATGCCGCACGTTCTTGGCTCGGACATCGCCGGTGTCGTAGCGCAGGTTGGCCGCCTGGTCAAAAACGCGAAACCCGAGCAGGCAGTGGTGCTCTCGCCCGGCGTATCGTGCATGCATTGCGAGTATTGTCTGTCTGGCCGCGACAACCTGTGCGCGTCGTACGACATATTGGGTTATCGCGCAAACGGCGGGTACGCAGAGTACGTGAAGGCGCCCTCGTTTAATGTGATCCCAAAGCCGGAGAGCCTAAGCTTCGAGGAAGCAGCATCTATCCCGCTTGTGTTCCTGACGGCGTGGCACATGCTTGTCAATAGAGTCGAGTTGAAACCCGGCGAAACCTTGCTGGTGCATGCCGCGGGCAGCGGCGTTGGCTCGGCCGCGATCCAAATTGGAAAGCTTTTAGGCGCTCGAGTCTTTGCCACTGCGAGCACCCCCGCAAAACTCGCGAAAGCCAGGTCTCTTGGCGCGGACGAAGCCATTAACTATCAACAAGAAGATTTCCTCGATGCTGTCAAAAGGCTGACCGGTAAGCGCGGCGTCGACGTCGTCTTCGAGCATACTGGCGAAGAGACCTGGGAGAAGAGCGTTCGCAGTCTCGCGCGAAGCGGCAGGCTGGTGACGTGCGGCGCCACATCGGGCTTCAAGGGTAACCTGGACATCAGGTACTTATTCTCCCGGCAGATCAGTCTCCATGGGTCATACATGGGAGCGAAGACTGAGTTGCTGGAGGTTATGAAGTTTTTTGAAGACGGCAGATTGAAGCCGGTAGTTGATCGTGTGCTGCCACTCGAAAAAGCAGCGGAGGCGCACAAAGCTATCGAGGATCGCGCCCAGTTTGGAAAGGTTGTGCTAGTACCGTGA
- the mqnE gene encoding aminofutalosine synthase MqnE: protein MRETSLPTELNGIAEKVESRERLSFEDGMTLFRSDDLLAVGSLANQVRERINGDLTYYNVNRHMNYTNVCISDCAFCGFYRRVRHPEAYEWSVEECVEIARKAYEEGARELHIVGGLHPRLQFDYYASLLSELKRQFPDLHLKAFTMVELDHLTRVCRMSDEEVIEGLIAAGLDSCPGGGAEIFRDPTRSRICAHKTSGERWLELAEKVHRHGIHTNATMLYGHVESYEDRVDHLVKLRELQDKTDGFMCFIPLAFHPKGTDLSHLPGPSGIDSLKTIAVSRLMLDNIAHIKAYWVMLGKNLAQIALRFGADDLDGTINDGGSLMESYLAEGNENQLTKLGMEEMVRGAGRRPVERDTLYNPIQSSDASPRIAKPRSTLNVLG from the coding sequence ATGCGCGAGACTTCCCTGCCTACGGAATTGAACGGGATAGCCGAGAAAGTAGAAAGCCGCGAGCGTTTGTCATTCGAGGACGGAATGACGCTGTTCCGAAGTGACGACTTACTGGCGGTCGGGTCGCTTGCGAATCAAGTGCGGGAGCGAATCAACGGCGACCTCACCTACTACAATGTGAACCGTCACATGAACTATACCAACGTCTGCATCTCTGATTGCGCCTTTTGCGGCTTCTATAGGCGAGTGCGCCATCCCGAGGCATACGAGTGGTCGGTTGAAGAGTGCGTGGAGATTGCTCGGAAGGCTTACGAGGAGGGGGCGCGCGAACTTCATATCGTTGGGGGCCTACACCCCAGGCTGCAATTCGATTACTACGCATCGTTGCTCAGCGAGCTCAAGCGACAATTTCCAGACCTGCATCTAAAGGCCTTCACTATGGTCGAACTGGATCACTTGACGCGAGTCTGCAGGATGAGCGATGAAGAGGTTATTGAAGGGCTGATAGCTGCCGGCCTGGATAGTTGCCCGGGCGGCGGCGCCGAGATTTTCCGCGACCCAACCCGCAGTCGCATCTGCGCGCACAAGACCTCGGGAGAAAGATGGCTTGAGCTGGCTGAGAAGGTCCACCGCCACGGAATCCACACTAACGCCACGATGCTGTATGGGCACGTCGAATCCTACGAAGACCGTGTGGACCATTTGGTGAAGCTACGCGAGCTGCAAGACAAGACTGACGGGTTTATGTGTTTCATCCCTCTCGCATTTCATCCGAAAGGCACGGATCTTTCGCATCTCCCCGGCCCCAGTGGTATTGACAGCCTCAAGACAATTGCCGTCTCGAGATTGATGCTCGACAACATCGCGCACATAAAAGCCTATTGGGTAATGCTTGGCAAGAACCTGGCGCAAATAGCGCTGCGTTTTGGCGCTGACGATCTCGACGGCACCATCAACGATGGAGGCTCGCTGATGGAATCGTACCTGGCGGAGGGAAACGAAAACCAGTTGACCAAACTCGGCATGGAAGAGATGGTGCGCGGCGCCGGGCGCAGACCGGTAGAGCGAGACACTCTTTACAATCCAATCCAAAGCTCTGATGCCTCACCCAGAATCGCAAAGCCGCGATCTACGCTTAATGTTTTGGGTTAA
- a CDS encoding glutaredoxin family protein gives MEVKIYTKPGCPYCEKARESYNARGIAFEEFNAQDNMKFREEMLSITEGDPTVPVILENGQLKQIGWEGRG, from the coding sequence TTGGAAGTCAAAATATACACCAAGCCCGGCTGCCCCTACTGCGAAAAAGCTCGTGAGTCTTACAACGCGCGCGGAATCGCCTTCGAGGAGTTTAACGCGCAAGACAATATGAAATTCCGAGAGGAGATGCTGTCGATCACCGAAGGAGATCCCACCGTGCCCGTTATCCTCGAGAACGGTCAATTGAAGCAGATTGGTTGGGAAGGCCGTGGGTGA
- a CDS encoding aminomethyltransferase family protein: MSEASEQTTKVSILYESQRELRARFGLSYGWEMAQSYSGVSEEHRGVRGNAGLIDLSYFGAIKVWGSEAVQFLNGLVTNDVKTLAAGTGMRAAFLTGHGKVRALCRVLNLGEEFLVVTDPQTHEKVFKYVSPFSYAGDFKVEDVSEKYRLLSVQGPKAHLIMKEVCFEPVPSLDEYQWFDTLIAGHRALVTRSSHTGELGFDIFVPASALKDLWDFILLKGQFHSIVAFGLLAFDSLRLEAAIPAYGIDVDETNMMLEIGLEDAVSFKKGCYTGQEAVAMATYRGHISKKLSGLKIEGDSIPKRGSVVIKDGKEIGLITSAMRSLSVGSIIALAYLKFGFFEPGNIVEVQSDAAPLLAQVVELPFYRRG; the protein is encoded by the coding sequence ATGTCCGAAGCTAGCGAGCAGACGACTAAGGTATCTATCCTGTATGAATCCCAGAGGGAGCTACGGGCGCGATTTGGTTTGTCCTATGGTTGGGAAATGGCTCAGTCTTATTCCGGCGTCTCAGAAGAGCATCGGGGGGTGCGCGGGAATGCTGGTCTGATAGACCTCTCCTATTTTGGCGCGATCAAGGTTTGGGGTAGTGAAGCTGTTCAATTCCTCAATGGGTTAGTGACCAATGATGTCAAGACTCTCGCAGCGGGAACTGGAATGCGGGCCGCCTTCTTGACGGGCCATGGCAAAGTAAGAGCGCTTTGCCGGGTCTTAAACCTGGGCGAGGAGTTTCTGGTTGTTACTGATCCTCAAACACATGAAAAGGTCTTCAAGTACGTATCCCCGTTTTCGTACGCGGGTGACTTTAAAGTGGAAGATGTTTCCGAGAAATATCGACTTCTATCGGTGCAGGGGCCTAAGGCACACCTCATTATGAAGGAGGTCTGCTTTGAACCGGTCCCTTCGCTTGACGAGTATCAATGGTTTGACACGCTGATCGCTGGCCACCGCGCACTGGTTACGCGGAGTTCACACACCGGTGAACTCGGCTTCGACATCTTCGTGCCGGCCTCGGCGCTCAAGGATCTTTGGGATTTCATTCTGCTCAAGGGTCAGTTTCACTCAATTGTTGCATTCGGCCTTCTGGCATTTGACTCGCTAAGATTAGAGGCGGCAATTCCAGCATATGGGATCGACGTTGATGAAACGAACATGATGCTTGAGATAGGACTTGAAGACGCGGTTAGCTTCAAGAAGGGTTGTTATACCGGGCAGGAGGCGGTTGCGATGGCGACTTATCGCGGGCACATCAGCAAGAAGCTCTCAGGCCTAAAGATAGAAGGCGATTCGATACCAAAGCGCGGAAGCGTTGTCATAAAGGACGGAAAGGAAATTGGACTTATCACGAGCGCGATGCGGTCGTTGAGCGTCGGATCAATAATAGCCTTAGCCTATTTGAAATTTGGATTCTTTGAGCCCGGCAACATTGTCGAGGTTCAATCGGACGCCGCGCCGCTTTTAGCGCAGGTAGTAGAATTGCCTTTTTACAGAAGGGGTTGA
- the mgtE gene encoding magnesium transporter, translating to MMETRSKPALHSAITVPVVRKLLHRGARLRVARILTKAYPVEVARLLSALKGSERAQAFKILLDESDVQHIANVISEMSLSDSLPLLEQLKPGQIAAYLSEMPADDATNLASRLRDPLAAQVLALMEAEPAADVRELLEHEERTAGRIMTRNYFALDEDVTIAEAVAALQKRSEEFEMVFYVFVVDKRDYLVGVVSLRKLLTTHPATQLKRIMVQDVISAKASADQEKVARLVAEYNLLAVPIVDDEDKLVGIVTVDDVIDVLQEEAEEDLLALAGVSAEERVDTRPQRSLRLRAPWLLVNLATAFLASYVVSRFEGSIKQLPQLATLMPIVAGMGGNAATQTVTVIIRGMALHELVNTTRVTLKQAIVGLGNGLINGLVCAAVVAAFYHSVWLGVIIAAAMIINMVVAGIAGTLLPVLLRRLNVDPAVASSVFVTTCTDVAGFFSFLGIATLLLNLKILNPG from the coding sequence ATGATGGAAACACGTAGCAAACCAGCGCTGCACTCCGCAATAACGGTGCCGGTAGTTCGAAAACTACTGCATCGAGGCGCCCGCTTGCGAGTGGCGCGCATACTCACCAAAGCGTATCCGGTCGAGGTTGCGCGGCTGTTGTCCGCATTGAAGGGTTCGGAACGCGCGCAGGCATTTAAGATTCTGCTCGACGAAAGCGACGTGCAGCACATCGCTAATGTGATCAGTGAAATGTCACTGAGCGATAGTCTTCCACTGCTCGAGCAGCTCAAACCGGGGCAAATTGCCGCGTACTTGAGCGAGATGCCGGCTGATGATGCAACCAATCTCGCCTCACGCTTGCGCGACCCTTTAGCCGCTCAGGTCCTGGCGTTGATGGAAGCGGAACCGGCCGCCGATGTTCGCGAGTTGTTGGAACACGAAGAGCGGACCGCCGGCCGCATAATGACGCGCAACTACTTCGCTCTTGACGAGGACGTGACTATAGCCGAGGCGGTAGCGGCCCTTCAGAAACGTTCTGAAGAGTTCGAGATGGTCTTCTACGTCTTTGTAGTCGACAAACGAGATTACCTCGTTGGGGTCGTCAGCTTGAGGAAGTTGCTGACTACTCATCCGGCAACTCAGTTGAAGCGAATAATGGTTCAGGATGTGATCAGTGCGAAGGCGAGTGCTGATCAGGAGAAAGTAGCGAGGTTGGTGGCTGAATACAATCTGCTCGCCGTTCCCATTGTGGATGATGAAGACAAGTTAGTTGGGATTGTTACCGTAGACGACGTCATAGACGTTCTACAGGAGGAAGCTGAAGAAGACTTGCTCGCGCTTGCTGGGGTCTCGGCTGAAGAACGAGTAGATACGCGCCCCCAGCGCTCGCTCCGCTTGCGAGCGCCGTGGCTATTGGTGAATCTCGCCACTGCTTTCCTTGCCTCCTATGTCGTGTCCCGCTTTGAGGGTTCAATAAAACAATTGCCTCAACTTGCGACCCTTATGCCGATTGTGGCAGGAATGGGCGGCAACGCTGCCACTCAAACGGTGACCGTCATCATTCGGGGGATGGCCCTGCACGAGCTTGTCAACACAACGCGAGTTACTCTCAAGCAGGCAATCGTGGGCTTAGGCAACGGGTTAATAAACGGGCTGGTCTGTGCGGCGGTGGTTGCTGCGTTCTATCACAGCGTGTGGCTCGGCGTGATCATAGCCGCGGCGATGATAATCAACATGGTCGTTGCGGGAATAGCCGGCACGCTTCTCCCCGTCTTGCTTAGACGATTGAATGTTGACCCTGCGGTGGCCTCATCGGTTTTCGTGACCACATGTACAGATGTGGCGGGCTTCTTCTCGTTCCTCGGCATTGCCACGTTACTGCTGAACCTGAAGATACTCAACCCCGGATGA
- a CDS encoding glutaminyl-peptide cyclotransferase — MAREPAKTPREMPSSKRRPSGVVIAAAVLVVAVGAGLLILAFMRSSPAGRSNGAAGNTPPVSDGRARQQSYEVINGYPHDPASFTQGLLWRDGGFYESTGLYGQSKLRRLEFPSGRVLKETSLPPQLFGEGLALVDGRLIQLTWTAHRGLVYDVETFRLLQEFNYDTEGWGLTYDGKNLILSDGSSDLFYFDPQTFKPVKTLAVKMNGQPIHELNELEFIDGEIWANVWQSDLVLRIDPSTGQVTSFLNLKGILAPSDRKGTEDVLNGIAYDAEQKRIFVTGKLWPRIFEIRVK, encoded by the coding sequence ATGGCGAGAGAGCCGGCAAAGACCCCACGCGAGATGCCGAGTTCCAAACGAAGGCCATCTGGCGTTGTGATCGCCGCGGCAGTCCTGGTTGTAGCAGTCGGCGCCGGGCTCCTTATACTCGCATTCATGCGCTCGAGCCCGGCGGGCCGGTCCAACGGCGCGGCGGGCAATACACCACCTGTTTCGGACGGACGAGCGCGGCAGCAGTCTTACGAAGTCATCAACGGCTATCCTCACGATCCGGCCTCGTTCACGCAGGGTCTCTTGTGGAGGGACGGTGGTTTCTATGAAAGCACCGGCTTGTACGGTCAATCAAAGCTGCGGCGTTTGGAGTTTCCATCTGGCAGAGTCCTGAAAGAAACCAGCCTTCCTCCGCAACTGTTTGGCGAAGGGCTGGCGCTGGTTGATGGCCGATTGATCCAGCTTACCTGGACTGCGCATCGCGGGCTTGTATATGACGTCGAGACCTTCCGGCTGCTTCAGGAATTCAACTACGACACGGAGGGCTGGGGACTTACTTACGACGGCAAGAACTTGATCTTAAGTGATGGCAGCAGCGACCTGTTTTATTTTGACCCTCAAACATTCAAGCCGGTCAAAACGCTTGCTGTGAAGATGAACGGTCAACCGATTCACGAGTTGAACGAACTGGAATTCATCGACGGCGAGATATGGGCGAACGTGTGGCAGAGTGATCTAGTCTTGCGCATCGACCCTTCGACGGGACAGGTCACATCATTCTTGAATCTGAAAGGGATTCTCGCGCCTTCCGACAGGAAGGGAACCGAGGATGTACTGAACGGGATAGCCTACGACGCCGAGCAGAAGCGAATCTTCGTGACCGGGAAGCTCTGGCCGCGAATCTTCGAGATAAGAGTCAAGTGA